A window of Caretta caretta isolate rCarCar2 chromosome 13, rCarCar1.hap1, whole genome shotgun sequence contains these coding sequences:
- the LOC125622524 gene encoding olfactory receptor 6N1-like: MADTELGNETAVKQFILLGFGDLPELTSFLFLLFLLIYIVTLAGNILIAALVVADQCLHTPMYFFLGILSCLETCYISTILPRVLASLLTGDRTISVSGCFVQYYFFGGLAAAECYLLSVMSYDRYLAICKPLHYGTVMNGKFCLQLAAGSCIIAFVVVTILICLMSQLTFCGPSKIDHFFCDFTPVVQLSCSDTYLIELVAFCFASIDIFPPFLLTLTSYICIIATVVRIPSTTGKQRAFSTCSSHLIVVTTFYGTLIMVYVVPKTHTLRNLNKVFSVFYTVLTPMLNPLIYSLRNKEVKEALRKSLNRFVAFVRIW; the protein is encoded by the coding sequence ATGGCAGACACGGAACTAGGAAATGAAACGGCCGTCAAGCAATTCATCCTCCTGGGCTTTGGAGACCTCCCTGAACTGACGAGCTTTCTCTTCCTGCTCTTTCTACTGATCTACATTGTGACCCTGGCTGGAAACATCCTCATTGCAGCATTAGTTGTGGCTGATCAGTGCCTTCatacccccatgtacttcttcctggggattttgtcctgcttggagacctgctacatctccaccatcctgcccagggtgctggccagtctcctgactggggacagaaccatttCTGTTAGTGGTTGTTTTGTACAGTATTATTTCTTTGGTGGCCTGGCAGCTGCAGAATGTTACCTCTTATCTGTGatgtcttatgatcggtatttagCTATATGTAAACCACTGCATTATGGAACTGTTATGAATGGCAAGTTTTGCCTCCAGTTAGCAGCAGGGTCTTGCATCATTGCCTTTGTGGTTGTCACCATATTAATATGTTTGATGTCACAATTAACTTTTTGTGGCCCCAGTAAAATtgaccatttcttctgtgacttTACCCCAGTGGTCCAACTGTCCTGCAGTGATACCTACTTGATAGAACTTGTTGCTTTCTGTTTTGCTTCCATAGATATCTTTCCCCCATTTCTATTAACCCTGACATCCTATATCTGTATCATAGCCACTGTCGTAAGAATCCCATCCACTACTGGGAAGCAAAGGGCattttccacctgctcctctcacttGATTGTAGTTACAACCTTCTACGGGACCCTAATCATGGTGTATGTCGTACCAAAAACACATACACTGAGAAACCTGAACAAAGTGTTCTCTGTCTTCTACACAGTCCTGACTCCAATGCtcaaccccctcatctacagcctgagaaacaaagaggtcAAGGAGGCTTTGAGGAAATCTCTCAATCGATTTGTGGCTTTTGTGAGAATTTGGTGA